One region of Microbacterium rhizosphaerae genomic DNA includes:
- a CDS encoding GntR family transcriptional regulator, protein MLQREAAPLRTQLVARLREDIIEGQYTAGDRLIEKNLEATYGVSRTVVREALRQLESEQLVEIVPNVGPKVRGLTYDDVVHLYQVRAALESAACRLAAESASLEGVDGLRRAYEHLHDHAAQESVADLIVEKNKFYDALIEASGNPIIGEMLANVQARIAQLRYITLGTPDRTPHMLAEIRAIVDAIEASDPEAAVAASIAHVESAAGIAKQHVAHLRSAPVG, encoded by the coding sequence ATGCTTCAGCGGGAGGCAGCGCCGTTGCGAACGCAACTCGTGGCACGGCTTCGTGAGGACATCATCGAGGGGCAGTACACCGCCGGCGATCGTCTCATCGAGAAGAACTTGGAAGCCACATACGGGGTGAGCCGCACGGTCGTGCGCGAGGCTCTTCGCCAGCTCGAGTCCGAGCAGCTCGTGGAGATCGTGCCCAACGTCGGCCCGAAGGTCCGCGGGTTGACGTATGACGATGTCGTGCACCTGTACCAGGTGCGTGCGGCACTGGAGTCTGCAGCATGTCGCCTGGCCGCCGAATCGGCATCGCTCGAAGGCGTGGATGGGCTTCGGCGAGCGTATGAGCATCTTCATGATCACGCTGCGCAGGAGTCGGTCGCAGACCTGATCGTCGAGAAGAACAAGTTCTATGACGCGCTCATCGAAGCGAGCGGCAACCCGATCATCGGGGAGATGCTCGCCAACGTACAAGCCCGAATCGCGCAACTTCGCTACATCACTCTAGGAACCCCAGATCGGACCCCGCACATGCTCGCGGAGATCCGCGCCATCGTCGACGCGATCGAGGCCTCGGACCCGGAAGCGGCTGTCGCCGCATCGATCGCACATGTCGAGAGCGCCGCTGGGATCGCGAAGCAGCACGTCGCCCACCTGCGGTCCGCTCCCGTCGGCTGA
- a CDS encoding nuclear transport factor 2 family protein, with translation MPNIKVVPTSDYDAVVATVQKYVDGLRIGNAGDVARAFHEDAVMYGFTNGQLLGGTIQNLYTFVDENGDAPEIATRLDVIGITPTTAVVRVDMESDAIGADYTDFHTLLKQDGEWKVIAKVYHQYDN, from the coding sequence ATGCCGAATATCAAGGTTGTTCCCACCTCCGATTACGACGCGGTCGTTGCCACCGTGCAGAAGTATGTCGACGGTCTGCGCATCGGCAACGCCGGGGATGTGGCCCGCGCGTTCCACGAGGACGCCGTCATGTACGGGTTCACGAATGGGCAGCTCCTCGGTGGAACCATCCAGAACCTGTACACCTTCGTCGACGAGAACGGCGACGCGCCCGAGATCGCAACTCGGCTCGACGTCATCGGCATCACCCCGACCACCGCGGTCGTCCGTGTGGACATGGAGTCCGACGCCATCGGAGCCGACTACACCGACTTCCACACCCTCCTCAAGCAGGACGGCGAGTGGAAGGTCATCGCGAAGGTGTACCACCAGTACGACAACTGA
- a CDS encoding SDR family oxidoreductase — MVIVTGAASGIGRAAAELMHSRGARVVIADINGDAASNVAANLGEGALATAVDVSNSASVASMVAVTVEHFGGIDVLCNNAGFGHRGTVVTTDEADWDLLMAVNLKGVFLCSKHAMPYLVASGRGRIVNTSSYTALVGIPDRAAYVASKGAISSLTRAMAIDHVSGNVRVNAVAPGTVSSPLIDGVIAAAADPTATRSEFNQRAPMNRMGAPSEIAEAIAWLASDRSSFATGSVLTIDGGSSAW, encoded by the coding sequence GTGGTCATCGTCACGGGAGCCGCCAGCGGCATCGGCCGGGCCGCGGCCGAACTGATGCATTCGCGCGGTGCACGCGTGGTCATCGCCGATATCAACGGCGACGCGGCGAGTAACGTCGCGGCAAACCTGGGGGAAGGCGCGCTGGCCACCGCCGTCGACGTCTCCAACAGTGCTTCCGTGGCGTCCATGGTCGCGGTGACCGTCGAGCATTTCGGAGGCATCGATGTGCTGTGCAACAACGCGGGCTTCGGACACAGGGGCACAGTCGTGACGACCGACGAAGCCGACTGGGATCTGCTGATGGCCGTCAACCTCAAAGGCGTCTTCCTGTGCTCGAAGCACGCGATGCCCTATCTTGTCGCTTCCGGTCGCGGCCGTATCGTGAACACCAGCTCGTACACCGCACTCGTCGGCATCCCCGATCGGGCAGCATATGTCGCCTCCAAAGGCGCGATCAGCTCGCTCACCCGAGCGATGGCGATCGACCACGTTTCGGGCAACGTCCGAGTCAACGCCGTCGCGCCGGGGACCGTCTCGTCTCCGCTCATCGACGGCGTGATCGCTGCCGCAGCAGATCCGACCGCGACACGTTCGGAGTTCAACCAGCGCGCCCCGATGAACCGGATGGGGGCGCCGAGCGAAATCGCAGAGGCCATCGCCTGGCTCGCGTCAGATCGCTCCAGCTTTGCAACCGGCTCCGTCCTCACCATCGACGGCGGAAGCTCCGCCTGGTGA
- a CDS encoding glutamate-cysteine ligase family protein → MMTDAMKTEQGPATNDERTLGVEDSALTVASALGHIDRLFTPTHAHTVGVEIEMFLQPEGVREPPAFGVAAAVSHELQDHLSGRLTFEPGGQIELSSNPAADLQSLADEVDCDLRRLAHGLGRVGLQATTRRDTDAPLPDRVLHNPRYDAMERYFLPWNPYGLEMMRATAALQVNVDVGATASEVADRWTLLYAIGPALVAAFGNSPSAAREGGWKSRRLRSWLGLDPARTATPTLDGRHAGPAGYAQWALDAPLMLTQMDGHDWLAPRDVSFRDWILRGTEVVDRRCPARLADLDLHLTTLFPFVRPKGYFEVRYLDMPPGHWWIVPTAVIHAVISGPRAADAARAICEGTEDLWRSAAHYGLQDRRLRRAAEELLELSIENLQETPGARRVAARIDRYRERWTSRGLSPADLCGASENWLFPQQP, encoded by the coding sequence ATGATGACGGATGCGATGAAGACCGAACAAGGCCCGGCCACGAACGACGAGCGTACGCTCGGCGTCGAGGATTCCGCTCTGACGGTCGCGTCCGCACTCGGCCACATTGACCGCCTCTTCACTCCGACACATGCCCACACCGTCGGGGTGGAGATCGAAATGTTCCTCCAGCCCGAAGGGGTGCGAGAACCGCCGGCGTTCGGTGTCGCCGCCGCCGTGTCCCACGAATTGCAGGATCACCTCAGCGGTCGGCTGACGTTCGAACCGGGCGGCCAGATCGAACTGAGCTCGAACCCCGCAGCCGACCTGCAATCGCTGGCGGACGAGGTGGACTGCGACCTGCGCCGGCTTGCGCACGGACTTGGACGAGTGGGGCTCCAGGCGACGACGCGACGAGACACCGACGCGCCGCTGCCTGACCGCGTGTTGCACAACCCGCGGTACGACGCGATGGAGCGCTATTTCCTGCCCTGGAACCCGTACGGGCTCGAGATGATGCGCGCCACCGCTGCGCTGCAGGTGAATGTCGATGTCGGCGCCACCGCCTCCGAGGTCGCCGACCGGTGGACGCTTCTCTATGCGATCGGCCCGGCACTCGTCGCCGCCTTCGGGAACTCGCCGTCCGCAGCCAGGGAGGGCGGCTGGAAGAGCCGACGCTTGCGGTCCTGGCTCGGGTTGGACCCCGCCCGCACGGCGACGCCGACCCTCGATGGCAGGCACGCCGGCCCAGCAGGATACGCGCAATGGGCGCTTGATGCGCCACTCATGCTCACGCAAATGGATGGACACGACTGGCTCGCCCCGCGCGACGTCAGCTTCCGCGACTGGATCCTCCGGGGAACCGAAGTGGTCGACCGCAGGTGCCCCGCCCGGCTCGCCGACCTCGACCTGCACCTCACGACCTTGTTTCCCTTCGTCAGACCGAAGGGGTACTTCGAAGTCAGGTACCTCGACATGCCGCCGGGGCACTGGTGGATCGTACCGACCGCCGTGATCCACGCGGTCATCTCCGGCCCTCGCGCTGCGGACGCGGCGCGCGCCATCTGCGAAGGAACCGAGGATCTCTGGCGGTCAGCGGCTCACTATGGGCTCCAAGACAGGCGACTGCGGCGGGCTGCGGAGGAGCTGCTCGAGCTATCGATCGAGAACCTGCAGGAAACGCCCGGTGCTCGTCGTGTCGCGGCTCGAATCGATCGCTACCGCGAGCGCTGGACGTCTCGAGGATTGAGCCCCGCCGACCTTTGCGGGGCCAGCGAGAATTGGCTCTTCCCCCAGCAACCGTAA
- a CDS encoding aldehyde dehydrogenase family protein, protein MDVSPVTTRERLDFGAPYGMLIDGEIVPAATTFEVLNPATNRPFADAPRGSAEDMNRAIAAAKGAFPAWAALSAAEREAYMVALYDALEENKEEFITLLSLEQGKPRHNQATFEVNLANPWIPKTAASRLETVVLEEDEERRVELRRSPLGVVGAIIPWNYPYLHVLWKSVPAMITGNTVVLKPSPYTPLCALRIGELAAQILPAGVLNIVTGGNELGPVLTESPDVDMITFTGSTATGSKIMAAAAGTVKRVTLEMGGNDPAILLPDVDWKAAVPKVFAAALGNSGQWCIAAKRVYVHNSFHEDFVAAFVEYAKTQSVGDGMNPTSDLGPINNRMQYEKIRELLEDTRANGYRVPLGGSVDDSREGNFVPITVVDNPPENSRIVQEEQFGPIVPIIAYEDVDDVVARANATVFGLGATVWGSDLDRALEIADRIDSGNVWVNEGQSHPLNAPFGGHKQSGLSVEHGNEGLASHTNNKTVVIRKK, encoded by the coding sequence ATGGATGTTTCCCCGGTGACGACACGTGAGCGACTCGACTTCGGCGCTCCGTACGGGATGCTCATCGACGGTGAGATCGTTCCCGCCGCCACCACCTTCGAGGTGCTCAATCCGGCCACGAACAGGCCGTTCGCCGACGCGCCCCGCGGGAGCGCTGAGGACATGAACCGAGCCATTGCGGCAGCGAAGGGCGCGTTCCCGGCGTGGGCGGCGCTCAGTGCCGCCGAGCGCGAGGCATACATGGTGGCGCTCTACGACGCGCTCGAAGAGAACAAGGAGGAGTTCATCACTCTCCTGTCGCTCGAGCAGGGTAAGCCTCGCCACAACCAGGCGACCTTCGAGGTCAACCTCGCGAACCCCTGGATTCCGAAGACAGCGGCGTCGCGTCTGGAGACCGTCGTCCTCGAAGAGGATGAGGAGCGGCGTGTTGAGCTGCGGCGGTCGCCGCTGGGCGTCGTCGGCGCGATCATCCCCTGGAACTACCCGTACCTCCACGTGCTTTGGAAGTCGGTGCCAGCCATGATCACCGGCAACACCGTTGTCCTGAAGCCGTCCCCGTATACCCCGCTGTGCGCACTCCGCATTGGTGAACTCGCCGCACAGATCCTCCCGGCGGGCGTCCTGAACATCGTGACCGGTGGTAACGAGCTCGGCCCGGTGCTGACGGAATCGCCTGACGTCGACATGATCACCTTCACCGGATCCACGGCGACGGGTTCGAAGATCATGGCCGCGGCCGCCGGCACCGTCAAGCGGGTCACCCTGGAGATGGGTGGCAACGACCCGGCGATTCTGCTCCCCGACGTGGACTGGAAGGCCGCGGTGCCGAAGGTGTTCGCTGCGGCGCTCGGCAACTCCGGACAATGGTGCATCGCCGCCAAGCGCGTCTACGTGCACAACTCATTCCACGAGGACTTCGTGGCCGCCTTCGTGGAGTACGCGAAGACCCAGTCCGTCGGCGACGGCATGAATCCCACCAGCGACCTCGGTCCGATCAACAACCGAATGCAGTACGAGAAGATCCGCGAACTCCTCGAGGACACCAGGGCCAACGGCTATCGGGTGCCGCTGGGCGGCTCCGTCGATGACAGCCGCGAGGGGAACTTCGTGCCGATCACCGTCGTGGACAACCCGCCGGAGAACAGCCGCATCGTCCAGGAGGAGCAGTTCGGTCCGATCGTCCCGATCATCGCCTACGAGGACGTCGACGATGTCGTCGCACGCGCGAACGCGACCGTGTTCGGGCTGGGGGCGACGGTTTGGGGGAGTGACCTCGATCGGGCGCTCGAGATCGCAGACCGTATCGATTCCGGGAACGTCTGGGTAAACGAGGGGCAGAGCCACCCGCTGAACGCGCCGTTCGGTGGCCACAAGCAGTCGGGGCTCAGCGTGGAACACGGCAATGAGGGCCTCGCTTCGCACACGAACAACAAGACCGTTGTCATCCGCAAGAAGTAG
- a CDS encoding aminotransferase class I/II-fold pyridoxal phosphate-dependent enzyme gives MVYGTDYRPNEIPCRNPRTLATPALRARQFTTTCPPTFAQDAAVAALQDTARDRDRSAKNSPERRVTALELLAQQDVLHTSNDGGAFYLYLTYPKRLGSADDLALRLLEQEHVALVPGTAFDPTGNGDRSLRVSYASSLDDVREGLSRLIRLAAMVAWPVRNSHPRGGDLLSNEYSRAVAEAIWASDVKRVGYIPSVTVAPVIHELVALDGGSDGVSPRVTPLSREEEAVGVMGAVSLGGDLAAVVMQDNGFGNALTALTTFSLSYHLPLLIFANTRGSLGEYNSMIHSISAPVPRVLEATNLPYVELDRRSAPEDWRAVVEEAAVHAVMTFRPVIVLAAFWNTDGEVA, from the coding sequence ATGGTCTATGGTACAGACTATAGACCTAATGAGATTCCATGTCGTAACCCGCGCACACTTGCGACTCCCGCGCTGCGAGCACGCCAGTTCACTACGACGTGTCCGCCGACGTTCGCGCAGGATGCGGCGGTCGCAGCGCTCCAGGACACCGCTCGTGATCGCGACCGCAGCGCCAAGAATTCGCCCGAGCGCCGCGTCACAGCGCTCGAACTGTTGGCCCAGCAGGATGTCCTGCATACCTCGAACGACGGGGGCGCCTTCTATCTGTACCTCACCTACCCGAAGCGACTCGGGTCGGCCGACGACCTCGCCCTACGACTGCTCGAACAGGAGCATGTGGCGCTCGTGCCCGGCACGGCGTTCGATCCGACCGGGAACGGGGACCGTTCCCTCCGCGTGTCCTATGCCAGTTCACTGGACGACGTGCGCGAGGGCCTCTCTCGATTGATCCGTTTGGCCGCCATGGTGGCGTGGCCAGTCCGAAACAGCCATCCCAGAGGAGGAGATCTCTTGTCCAACGAATACTCGCGCGCAGTCGCCGAGGCGATTTGGGCCTCAGACGTGAAGAGGGTCGGATACATTCCGTCGGTCACCGTCGCACCCGTCATCCACGAGCTCGTCGCGTTGGACGGGGGCAGCGACGGGGTCTCACCGCGTGTCACCCCGTTGTCCCGTGAGGAGGAGGCGGTCGGCGTCATGGGCGCCGTCTCACTCGGCGGGGACCTGGCAGCCGTCGTCATGCAGGACAACGGTTTCGGCAATGCGCTGACCGCCCTCACGACGTTCTCATTGTCGTACCATCTCCCGCTGCTCATCTTCGCGAACACCCGCGGCAGCCTGGGCGAGTACAACTCGATGATCCACTCCATCAGCGCACCGGTGCCCCGAGTGCTCGAGGCGACCAACCTGCCGTATGTCGAGCTGGACCGGCGCAGCGCCCCGGAGGATTGGCGCGCCGTCGTCGAGGAGGCCGCCGTACACGCGGTCATGACCTTCCGGCCCGTGATCGTCCTCGCGGCGTTCTGGAACACCGATGGAGAGGTCGCCTGA
- a CDS encoding thiamine pyrophosphate-dependent enzyme → MKRIEALGILAELTDEHPVVVTCAATSRELASLKDSDNHFYLLDAMGLVGSVATGIALDRPAAATKVVGIEGDGSLLMNPNVLPTGGFVRPNMLLILLDNEVYGSTAGLPTYSSRVNLARLAEASGWEVGTATDEDGIRAEFARLAKIVGPTFLHVPIAPGNASGIAKLLVDPVMITARFGGWLRKSNGAHA, encoded by the coding sequence ATGAAGCGCATCGAAGCGCTCGGCATTCTGGCCGAGCTCACCGACGAGCATCCCGTTGTGGTTACCTGCGCCGCAACGAGCCGCGAGCTGGCTTCCCTCAAAGACAGCGACAACCACTTCTACCTCCTCGACGCGATGGGTCTGGTCGGCTCAGTCGCGACCGGCATCGCCTTGGACCGGCCCGCCGCGGCGACAAAGGTCGTCGGAATCGAGGGCGACGGCTCGCTGCTGATGAATCCCAACGTGCTCCCTACGGGAGGGTTCGTGCGCCCGAACATGCTGCTGATCCTGCTCGACAACGAGGTGTACGGCTCCACTGCGGGTCTGCCCACCTACTCCTCCCGCGTGAACCTCGCCCGCCTCGCCGAGGCCTCGGGCTGGGAAGTCGGCACCGCTACCGACGAGGACGGGATCCGGGCGGAGTTCGCTCGCCTCGCGAAAATAGTCGGACCGACTTTCCTGCATGTGCCCATCGCGCCCGGCAATGCATCCGGGATCGCCAAGCTGCTCGTCGATCCGGTGATGATCACGGCCCGGTTCGGCGGATGGCTGCGGAAATCCAACGGGGCCCACGCATGA
- a CDS encoding APC family permease → MVTNPSAPAQVSTMTGGVDAGAGDDRLAKGNVSLTEVLFVSIAAMGPASGAAYAITSGSGFAGGSLPLGVLIALVGCLLVAVAIGQLAKHMATAGGLASYVGKAIHSGIGFVTAWVYPFVYICAGPYLCLVFGNLIASTIFPKAEGPGYTLTWIVATAVCMAVAFTLNYFGVKFGTNVVVILGIFEIAVFVILAIVLIVAAGPNNTLQVFTPADADANGFHGMSGVVAGSIYGFLAFIGFEAAAPLAAETKRPRRNIPRAIIGATLLVGVFYVLTTYAITVYFGPEKMVDFLSFQGGNGWLAISQKLWGLGWIVVLIALMNSCLACATGGGMAASRSVWAMAHHRTIPHVFARTNPRTKSPTRAVFLVFGIEAVLTIVVAGILGPVEGYVMFGEVLTIAILPIYLIAAIACPIYFLRFQRKDFRVWLHVVIPVAGVLFLIPAFFAGAGIPVFSWIAPLTFPLNLAGPIVAVWYLVGAGVAMYLWRRRRESLVGLATDGDHEDSALVTQS, encoded by the coding sequence ATGGTCACCAACCCGAGCGCGCCAGCGCAGGTGAGCACGATGACAGGCGGGGTCGACGCGGGTGCGGGCGACGACCGACTCGCGAAAGGAAACGTCTCTCTCACGGAGGTCCTCTTCGTTTCGATCGCCGCAATGGGGCCCGCGTCCGGCGCCGCATACGCGATCACCTCCGGAAGCGGCTTCGCCGGAGGATCTCTTCCTCTGGGCGTCCTGATCGCTCTCGTCGGCTGTCTCCTGGTGGCCGTAGCCATCGGGCAGCTCGCGAAGCATATGGCGACGGCGGGCGGCCTGGCCTCCTACGTGGGCAAGGCGATCCACAGCGGGATCGGGTTCGTGACCGCGTGGGTCTATCCATTCGTCTACATCTGCGCAGGCCCTTACCTGTGCCTGGTGTTCGGAAATCTGATTGCAAGCACCATCTTTCCCAAGGCCGAAGGCCCCGGCTACACGCTCACCTGGATCGTCGCCACGGCCGTGTGCATGGCGGTCGCCTTCACGCTGAACTACTTCGGTGTGAAATTCGGCACCAACGTCGTGGTCATCCTCGGCATCTTCGAGATCGCGGTGTTCGTCATCCTCGCGATCGTCCTGATCGTTGCGGCTGGCCCGAACAACACCCTGCAGGTCTTCACCCCGGCGGATGCGGACGCCAACGGCTTCCACGGAATGTCCGGCGTCGTCGCGGGCTCGATCTACGGATTCCTCGCGTTCATCGGCTTTGAAGCGGCCGCACCGCTTGCCGCGGAGACCAAGCGTCCTCGCCGCAACATCCCGCGGGCCATCATCGGAGCGACCCTTCTCGTCGGTGTGTTCTACGTTCTCACCACGTACGCCATCACGGTCTACTTCGGTCCCGAGAAGATGGTCGACTTCCTGAGTTTCCAGGGTGGGAATGGCTGGCTGGCGATCTCCCAGAAGCTCTGGGGTCTCGGATGGATCGTGGTGCTCATCGCCCTCATGAATTCCTGCCTGGCGTGCGCTACCGGTGGTGGCATGGCCGCGTCCCGTTCTGTCTGGGCGATGGCTCACCACCGCACCATCCCGCACGTCTTTGCGCGGACGAACCCGCGCACGAAGTCTCCGACGCGCGCCGTGTTCCTCGTCTTCGGCATCGAAGCGGTACTGACGATCGTGGTCGCCGGCATCCTCGGTCCAGTGGAGGGGTATGTGATGTTCGGTGAGGTGCTGACCATCGCGATCCTCCCGATCTACCTGATCGCGGCGATCGCGTGCCCCATCTACTTCCTCCGCTTCCAGCGCAAGGATTTCCGGGTCTGGCTGCATGTGGTGATTCCTGTCGCCGGCGTACTGTTCCTCATCCCAGCATTCTTCGCCGGAGCGGGGATCCCGGTGTTCAGCTGGATCGCTCCGCTCACATTCCCGCTCAACCTCGCCGGACCCATCGTCGCCGTCTGGTATCTCGTCGGGGCAGGAGTCGCGATGTATCTCTGGCGCCGGCGCCGGGAGAGCCTCGTGGGCCTCGCGACCGACGGCGATCACGAGGACTCGGCGCTGGTTACGCAGAGCTGA
- a CDS encoding GFA family protein has translation MDVTPHNQGRSPVKLEGHCLCGNVQYAADTEVQFTAVCHCTDCQRQTGAAVSLVIGIDDDALTIEGDSLKTFITRGEDHKSNTNRSFCGNCGSPIISRIDAMPGLVFVKAGTLNDTSWLQPTSELWHRSAQPWVPHIPGAEIFERGIPVD, from the coding sequence GTGGATGTCACGCCCCACAATCAAGGGAGATCACCAGTGAAACTCGAAGGTCACTGCCTCTGCGGAAACGTGCAGTATGCGGCAGACACCGAAGTCCAATTCACGGCTGTGTGCCACTGTACGGACTGTCAGCGACAGACCGGCGCCGCCGTTTCGCTCGTCATCGGCATCGATGATGACGCGCTGACGATCGAAGGCGATTCGCTGAAGACCTTCATCACGCGAGGCGAAGACCACAAGAGCAACACGAATCGCTCGTTCTGCGGCAACTGCGGGTCGCCGATCATCAGCCGGATCGACGCGATGCCCGGGCTCGTCTTCGTCAAGGCCGGAACGCTGAACGACACCTCCTGGCTGCAGCCGACATCTGAGCTGTGGCACCGGTCAGCCCAGCCCTGGGTGCCGCACATCCCCGGAGCCGAAATCTTCGAACGCGGGATCCCCGTCGACTGA
- a CDS encoding carboxymuconolactone decarboxylase family protein, with amino-acid sequence MATRRGYVLNYHKVMAAADFPVLQAANHVVNAAYLDQRSLDRRTKELLFIVSLTVMRAPLPQLRSHIQVALDLGLTPQEILEAIEISLPEAGVVAFQWGVEAWQDVVGINPLEPTVDAHSGKSDD; translated from the coding sequence ATGGCCACCAGACGCGGGTACGTGCTCAACTATCACAAGGTGATGGCGGCAGCTGACTTCCCCGTTCTCCAGGCCGCGAACCACGTCGTGAATGCGGCGTACCTCGACCAGCGTTCACTGGATCGGCGGACCAAGGAACTCCTCTTCATCGTCAGTCTGACGGTCATGCGCGCCCCGCTGCCGCAGTTGCGCAGCCACATCCAAGTGGCGCTCGACCTCGGACTGACTCCGCAGGAGATTCTCGAAGCGATCGAGATCTCCCTTCCGGAGGCCGGAGTCGTCGCATTCCAGTGGGGGGTCGAGGCATGGCAGGACGTCGTGGGCATCAACCCCCTCGAACCGACGGTGGATGCACATAGTGGCAAGTCGGACGACTGA
- a CDS encoding alcohol dehydrogenase catalytic domain-containing protein, whose amino-acid sequence MKARAAVLGVIGADRPWEQTRPIEIRQIDLEAPRPGEVLVRMEAAGVCHSDLSRVSGVRECHVPMVLGHEGCGIVEHVGADVTGVSVGDKVTLTFMPRCGECASCLAPGWRLCERGLAANAAGEMLSGGRRIALDGMPIDHHGGVSAFAEYAVVDQHSVVVLPHEIPSDVGALLGCAVLTGGGAVINAARARAGQSVAIVGLGGVGLAAALVARAIGAHVTAIDTNPAKLTAATELVADDAFLPDEAIDAGKRFDVVVECVGHPAALASAVSLTGVGGTTVTVGLSRPGSTVAVDSLALVTEARSLVGSYMGSGVPATDIQRYAEMYLDGTLPVERLITGSTCLEDLNVAMDRLQDGLEIRQIVRFEPATSGGEE is encoded by the coding sequence GTGAAGGCAAGGGCGGCCGTGCTGGGCGTCATAGGGGCGGACAGGCCATGGGAGCAGACGCGCCCGATCGAGATCCGCCAGATCGACCTCGAGGCCCCGCGCCCGGGTGAGGTGCTGGTGCGGATGGAGGCCGCCGGCGTGTGCCATTCCGACCTGTCTCGAGTGTCGGGAGTGCGCGAGTGCCACGTGCCGATGGTTCTCGGCCACGAGGGCTGCGGGATCGTGGAGCATGTCGGTGCCGATGTCACCGGCGTGTCAGTCGGCGACAAGGTCACCTTGACGTTCATGCCGCGGTGCGGTGAGTGCGCCTCCTGCCTGGCACCAGGGTGGCGGCTGTGTGAGCGTGGGCTCGCGGCGAACGCGGCTGGAGAGATGCTCAGCGGTGGACGCAGAATCGCTCTCGACGGCATGCCGATCGATCACCACGGAGGGGTCTCGGCCTTCGCCGAGTACGCCGTCGTCGATCAGCACTCCGTCGTCGTCCTTCCCCACGAGATCCCCTCAGATGTCGGTGCCCTCCTCGGGTGTGCGGTGCTCACGGGCGGCGGCGCGGTCATCAACGCAGCTCGGGCCCGTGCCGGCCAATCGGTGGCCATCGTCGGCTTGGGCGGAGTCGGCTTGGCCGCGGCACTCGTGGCGCGTGCCATCGGTGCGCACGTGACGGCGATCGACACCAATCCGGCCAAGCTGACCGCCGCGACGGAACTGGTGGCGGATGATGCGTTCCTTCCGGATGAAGCCATCGATGCGGGCAAGCGTTTCGACGTCGTGGTCGAGTGTGTGGGCCATCCCGCGGCCCTTGCGTCCGCTGTTTCGCTCACCGGTGTCGGGGGAACGACCGTCACGGTGGGTCTTTCGCGGCCCGGGTCTACGGTCGCGGTCGACTCCCTGGCGCTGGTCACTGAGGCTCGCTCTCTGGTCGGGTCGTATATGGGGTCGGGCGTGCCGGCCACGGATATCCAGCGCTATGCGGAGATGTATCTCGACGGCACGCTGCCCGTGGAGCGACTCATCACGGGCTCGACGTGTCTCGAGGATCTGAACGTGGCCATGGACCGTCTCCAGGACGGTCTGGAAATCCGACAGATCGTTCGGTTCGAACCCGCAACGTCCGGAGGCGAGGAGTGA
- a CDS encoding NAD(P)-dependent oxidoreductase, whose amino-acid sequence MGVLFVGLGTMGQPMVKRLSSSFEVTVYDIDGDARRRVAAELGVPELPDLGDVPASIDTVVLMLPNSTITESVLTGASRLLNRIPAGGLIIDMTSSEPASTRSLARVAASRGVAYVDAPVSGGRRRAESGELAIMVGADDSAYLRAHPILETMGARIVHVGGPGAGGAAKALNNLLSATHIAAASEVLTAAAKLGIDPAIMLEVLNSSTGRSQATEVKFPEFVLSGSFASGFGMDLMLKDLGIARRISEEAGVYMPVTGLAREITENAREGLEGSPDHTEVVRYYEARNGVTLRA is encoded by the coding sequence ATGGGTGTGCTTTTCGTGGGTCTGGGAACCATGGGCCAGCCGATGGTGAAGAGGCTGAGCTCGTCTTTCGAGGTGACTGTCTACGACATCGACGGCGACGCACGCCGTCGAGTGGCCGCGGAGCTCGGCGTTCCCGAGCTGCCCGATCTCGGAGATGTGCCTGCGTCCATCGACACCGTGGTGTTGATGCTTCCGAACTCGACCATCACAGAATCCGTTCTGACGGGCGCTTCCCGATTGCTGAACCGAATTCCGGCCGGCGGACTCATCATCGACATGACCTCCTCCGAGCCCGCGAGTACGCGTTCGCTCGCCCGCGTGGCGGCGAGTCGGGGCGTTGCCTACGTGGATGCGCCAGTGTCGGGTGGCCGACGACGCGCAGAGTCCGGTGAGCTCGCGATCATGGTGGGCGCGGACGACTCCGCGTATCTACGGGCACATCCGATCCTGGAGACGATGGGTGCTCGGATCGTCCATGTGGGAGGCCCGGGAGCGGGTGGTGCTGCCAAGGCGCTGAACAACCTGTTGTCGGCGACCCACATCGCCGCCGCAAGTGAGGTCCTCACGGCCGCCGCGAAGCTCGGTATCGACCCCGCCATCATGCTCGAAGTCCTCAACTCCTCAACCGGGCGCAGCCAGGCGACAGAGGTCAAGTTCCCAGAGTTCGTGCTCTCGGGATCGTTCGCATCCGGGTTCGGAATGGACCTGATGCTGAAGGATCTCGGAATCGCTCGGAGGATCAGTGAGGAGGCCGGCGTGTACATGCCCGTCACCGGCCTTGCGCGCGAGATCACGGAGAACGCTCGCGAAGGGCTCGAGGGATCACCGGATCACACGGAGGTCGTCCGGTACTACGAAGCCCGCAACGGCGTCACGCTTCGCGCGTGA